Proteins from a genomic interval of Nocardioidaceae bacterium:
- a CDS encoding penicillin-binding protein translates to MSSAGKTARTQKGGRSTKSGGRSLWRRILKGVLVTGLLGTATGIAVFLFVYASTDVPDPNRDFQTQTTYVYYAGGNREIGRFEEQRRESVPLGDVPQHVQDAVIAAEDRTFYSNKGIDPRGIVRAAFSNAQGNATQGASTITQQYVKVLYLSTEQSLTRKVKEAFVALKIQQQMSKREILQGYLNTIYFGRGAYGIEAAAQAFFDKSASELTVAEGAVLAAVLNSPGNLDPKAGEDNRQALQERYDYVIRSMVETGTLEASEAAELTGSLPRFPQIRIRNVNGGQRGFVLDLVRQELLAEGFSEQEIDGGGLRVRTSLTQPAMNAARDGMQAVRPDGFPASDLHVAVASVEPGSGALRGFYAGQGYLQSQLNWATTGSSPGSTFKAFAVAAALQNGFSLDDTFDGNSPLVLPDGTDVENQGNQSYGSAITLETATENSVNTAFIDLTLELGAQKVLNTATNMGIPQNAPGLEANTGIALGSATISPIDMANAYATIANRGQYTPVHVLEEVTDLDGRVLWEQFDESRRVLRQDVADDASYALQQVVAEGTGSTVQSIGRPAAGKTGTATDGNGNVSSSWFVGYTPQLSTAVMYARGDGNDPLDGYLPSFFGSVYPAQTWAAVMSRALEGTDVAEFPPPGDVDGDARTAPPTPTSTPEPTSAPSPTSSPTPSESPTPSPTPSESPTPSPTPTPTPTPSPTPSPTPTPSSSPSDEQGLLGRMFDEDG, encoded by the coding sequence ATGAGCAGCGCAGGGAAGACCGCCCGCACGCAGAAGGGCGGCCGCTCGACGAAGAGCGGCGGCAGGAGCCTGTGGCGTCGGATCCTCAAGGGGGTCCTGGTCACCGGTCTGCTCGGCACCGCGACGGGCATCGCGGTCTTCCTCTTCGTGTACGCCAGCACCGACGTGCCGGACCCGAACCGCGACTTCCAGACGCAGACGACCTACGTCTACTACGCCGGCGGCAACCGCGAGATCGGTCGCTTCGAGGAGCAGCGCCGCGAGTCCGTCCCCCTCGGGGACGTGCCGCAGCACGTGCAGGACGCCGTCATCGCCGCCGAGGACCGCACCTTCTACTCCAACAAGGGCATCGACCCCCGCGGCATCGTGCGGGCGGCCTTCTCCAACGCGCAGGGCAACGCCACCCAGGGCGCCTCGACGATCACGCAGCAGTACGTGAAGGTGCTCTACCTCAGCACCGAGCAGTCCCTGACCCGCAAGGTCAAGGAGGCGTTCGTCGCTCTGAAGATCCAGCAGCAGATGTCCAAGCGCGAGATCCTCCAGGGCTACCTGAACACCATCTACTTCGGGCGTGGGGCGTACGGCATCGAGGCCGCGGCCCAGGCCTTCTTCGACAAGTCGGCCTCCGAGCTGACCGTCGCCGAGGGCGCGGTGCTCGCCGCCGTGCTGAACTCGCCCGGCAACCTCGACCCCAAGGCGGGCGAGGACAACCGGCAGGCGCTCCAGGAGCGCTACGACTACGTCATCCGCTCGATGGTGGAGACCGGCACCCTCGAGGCGTCCGAGGCCGCGGAGCTGACCGGCAGCCTGCCGCGGTTCCCGCAGATCAGGATCCGCAACGTCAACGGCGGTCAGCGCGGCTTCGTGCTGGACCTCGTGCGGCAGGAGCTGCTGGCCGAGGGCTTCAGCGAGCAGGAGATCGACGGTGGCGGTCTGCGCGTACGCACGAGCCTGACCCAGCCGGCGATGAACGCGGCCCGCGACGGGATGCAGGCCGTACGCCCCGACGGCTTCCCGGCCTCGGACCTCCACGTCGCCGTGGCCTCGGTGGAGCCGGGGTCGGGCGCGCTGCGCGGCTTCTACGCCGGCCAGGGCTACCTGCAGTCCCAGCTGAACTGGGCGACCACGGGCTCCTCGCCCGGGTCGACGTTCAAGGCCTTCGCGGTCGCCGCCGCGCTGCAGAACGGGTTCAGCCTGGACGACACCTTCGACGGCAACTCGCCGCTGGTGCTGCCGGACGGCACCGACGTGGAGAACCAGGGCAACCAGTCCTACGGTTCGGCGATCACGTTGGAGACGGCGACGGAGAACTCGGTCAACACCGCCTTCATCGACCTCACCCTCGAGCTGGGCGCCCAGAAGGTGCTCAACACCGCCACGAACATGGGCATCCCGCAGAACGCGCCGGGGCTGGAGGCCAACACCGGCATCGCGCTGGGCTCCGCGACGATCTCGCCCATCGACATGGCGAACGCGTACGCCACCATCGCCAACCGCGGTCAGTACACGCCGGTGCACGTGCTCGAGGAGGTCACCGATCTCGACGGGCGGGTGCTGTGGGAGCAGTTCGACGAGTCGCGCCGGGTGCTGCGCCAGGACGTCGCGGACGACGCGTCGTACGCGCTGCAGCAGGTGGTCGCGGAGGGCACCGGGTCGACGGTCCAGTCGATCGGCCGCCCGGCAGCGGGCAAGACGGGCACCGCGACCGACGGCAACGGCAACGTGTCCTCCTCGTGGTTCGTGGGCTACACGCCGCAGCTGTCGACGGCCGTCATGTATGCCCGCGGGGACGGCAACGACCCTCTCGACGGCTACCTGCCGTCGTTCTTCGGCTCCGTCTACCCCGCCCAGACCTGGGCCGCGGTCATGAGCCGGGCCCTGGAGGGCACCGACGTGGCCGAGTTCCCGCCGCCGGGCGACGTGGACGGCGACGCACGCACGGCCCCGCCGACTCCCACGTCGACGCCGGAGCCGACCTCGGCACCCAGCCCGACGTCCTCCCCGACGCCGTCGGAGTCGCCGACCCCCAGCCCGACGCCCTCGGAGTCGCCGACTCCGAGTCCGACGCCGACGCCGACGCCCACCCCGAGCCCGACGCCGTCACCGACCCCGACGCCGAGCTCCTCACCGAGCGACGAGCAGGGTCTGCTCGGCAGGATGTTCGACGAGGACGGCTGA